A single Capricornis sumatraensis isolate serow.1 chromosome 20, serow.2, whole genome shotgun sequence DNA region contains:
- the CFDP1 gene encoding craniofacial development protein 1 isoform X2 — protein sequence MEEFDSKDISTSKDEDCVPLGGECHEDDINELVKEDEVDGEEETQKTKGTKRKAESVLARKRKQGRLSLDQEEEEDANRESGGNISEKEDAAAEQEKGAESEDARAKEDEVLASSVSDVEPKSELPPSTQSKTGEETEETSASHVVKAEELEKPKEAEEVKLTKSPLAGEEVRFLTQQGRLSGRTSEDEPRRSEGVQHATGEERRADTNTSSKNEAAGPKWKGQPAVDVSGDESKLRCCKEEYCIGTWNVRSMNPGKLDVVKQEMERINIDILGISELKWTGMGELNSDDHYIYYCGQQSLRRNGVALIVNKRVRNAIIGCNLKNDRMISVRFQGKPFNLTVIQVYAPTPYAEEGEVYRFYEDLQHLLEITPKIDVLFIIGDWNAKVGSQEIPGITGRFGLGMQNEAGRRLIEFCHHNRLVITNTLFQQPSRRLYTWTSPDGRYRDQIDYIICRQRWRSSVQSAKTRPGADCGSDHKLLIAKFRLKLKIIPKTTRPFRVTNEEDATNEEPKSVLKQNEKEKPEANVPSTVSSVPGGSGVTKEVGETSQEAKSVFKQDEKDKPQADVPAAVPSLPAGSGPEKRDLEKKKDCNN from the exons ATGGAGGAATTCGACTCCAAAGACATTTCCACTTCGAAGGACGAGGACTGCGTGCCGTTGG GTGGAGAGTGTCATGAAGATGATATAAATGAATTAGTGAAGGAAGATGAAGTGGATGGCGAAGAAGAGACACAGAAAACCAAAGGGACAAAAAGAAAGGCTGAGAGCGTTCTGGCCAG GAAGAGAAAACAAGGTCGCCTCTCACTAgaccaagaggaggaggaggatgccaACAGGGAATCTGGAGGGAATATTAGTGAGAAGGAAGATGCAGCTGCAGAACAGGAAAAAGGCGCTGAGTCAGAGGATGCCAGGGCAAAGGAGGATGAAGTGCTGGCCAGCTCCGTCAGTGATGTAGAACCAAAATCAGAACTGCCTCCGAGTACACAAAGCAAA acaGGAGAGGAGACTGAAGAGACAAGTGCAAGTCATGTGGTCAAAGCGGAAGAGCTAGAGAAacctaaagaagcagaagaagTTAAACTCACCAAATCACCTCTTGCTGGTGAAGAAGTCAG GTTTCTTACACAGCAGGGAAGGCTGTCTGGCAGGACATCGGAAGATGAGCCCCGCAGGTCCGAAGGTGTTCAACATGCTACTGGCGAAGAGCGGAGGGCCGATACTAACACCTCCAGTAAGAATGAAGccgctgggccaaagtggaaaggaCAGCCAGCTGTCGATGTGTCTGGTGACGAAAGTAAactccgatgctgtaaagaagaatactgcataggaacctggaatgttagatctaTGAATccaggtaaattggatgtggtgaagcaggagatggaaagaataaacatcgacatcttaggaatcagtgaactaaaatggacaggaatgggcgaattgaattcagatgaccattatatctattactgtgggcaacaatcccttagaagaaatggagtcgcccttatagtcaacaaaagagtccgaaatgcaataattgggtgcaatctgaaaaacgacaggatgatttcagttcgtttccaaggcaaaccattcaacctcacagtaatccaagtctatgccccaactccttatgctgaagaaggtgaagtttaccggttctatgaagacctacaacaccttctggAAATTACACcgaaaatagatgtccttttcatcataggggattggaatgcaaaagtgggaagtcaagagatacctggaataacaggccggtttggccttggaatgcaaaatgaagcagggcgaaggctaatagagttttgtcaccACAACAggctggtcataacaaacacccttttccaacaacctaGTAGacgtctctacacatggacatcaccagatggtcgataccgagatcagattgattatattatttgtcgccaaagatggagaagctctgtacagtcagcaaaaacaagacctggagctgactgtggctcagatcataagctccttattgcaaagttcaggcttaagttgaagaTAATACCAAAAACGACTcggcctttcag AGTGACTAATGAAGAGGATGCCACAAATGAAGAACCAAAATCCGTCTTAaagcagaatgagaaagaaaaacctgAGGCTAACGTCCCTTCAACTGTGTCCTCAGTTCCTGGTGGGTCAGG CGTGACTAAGGAAGTGGGTGAAACATCTCAAGAAGCGAAATCTGTGTTCAAGCAAGATGAGAAAGACAAACCTCAAGCTGATGTCCCTGCAGCGGTGCCATCGCTTCCTGCTGGGTCAGG gcCTGAAAAACGTGaccttgaaaagaaaaaggattgCAACAATTAA
- the CFDP1 gene encoding craniofacial development protein 1 isoform X1 has product MEEFDSKDISTSKDEDCVPLGGECHEDDINELVKEDEVDGEEETQKTKGTKRKAESVLARKRKQGRLSLDQEEEEDANRESGGNISEKEDAAAEQEKGAESEDARAKEDEVLASSVSDVEPKSELPPSTQSKTGEETEETSASHVVKAEELEKPKEAEEVKLTKSPLAGEEVRFLTQQGRLSGRTSEDEPRRSEGVQHATGEERRADTNTSSKNEAAGPKWKGQPAVDVSGDESKLRCCKEEYCIGTWNVRSMNPGKLDVVKQEMERINIDILGISELKWTGMGELNSDDHYIYYCGQQSLRRNGVALIVNKRVRNAIIGCNLKNDRMISVRFQGKPFNLTVIQVYAPTPYAEEGEVYRFYEDLQHLLEITPKIDVLFIIGDWNAKVGSQEIPGITGRFGLGMQNEAGRRLIEFCHHNRLVITNTLFQQPSRRLYTWTSPDGRYRDQIDYIICRQRWRSSVQSAKTRPGADCGSDHKLLIAKFRLKLKIIPKTTRPFRVTNEEDATNEEPKSVLKQNEKEKPEANVPSTVSSVPGGSGVTKEVGETSQEAKSVFKQDEKDKPQADVPAAVPSLPAGSGVIKEVDATSKEAKSFFKQNEKEKPQSNVPSAVPSPPAGSG; this is encoded by the exons ATGGAGGAATTCGACTCCAAAGACATTTCCACTTCGAAGGACGAGGACTGCGTGCCGTTGG GTGGAGAGTGTCATGAAGATGATATAAATGAATTAGTGAAGGAAGATGAAGTGGATGGCGAAGAAGAGACACAGAAAACCAAAGGGACAAAAAGAAAGGCTGAGAGCGTTCTGGCCAG GAAGAGAAAACAAGGTCGCCTCTCACTAgaccaagaggaggaggaggatgccaACAGGGAATCTGGAGGGAATATTAGTGAGAAGGAAGATGCAGCTGCAGAACAGGAAAAAGGCGCTGAGTCAGAGGATGCCAGGGCAAAGGAGGATGAAGTGCTGGCCAGCTCCGTCAGTGATGTAGAACCAAAATCAGAACTGCCTCCGAGTACACAAAGCAAA acaGGAGAGGAGACTGAAGAGACAAGTGCAAGTCATGTGGTCAAAGCGGAAGAGCTAGAGAAacctaaagaagcagaagaagTTAAACTCACCAAATCACCTCTTGCTGGTGAAGAAGTCAG GTTTCTTACACAGCAGGGAAGGCTGTCTGGCAGGACATCGGAAGATGAGCCCCGCAGGTCCGAAGGTGTTCAACATGCTACTGGCGAAGAGCGGAGGGCCGATACTAACACCTCCAGTAAGAATGAAGccgctgggccaaagtggaaaggaCAGCCAGCTGTCGATGTGTCTGGTGACGAAAGTAAactccgatgctgtaaagaagaatactgcataggaacctggaatgttagatctaTGAATccaggtaaattggatgtggtgaagcaggagatggaaagaataaacatcgacatcttaggaatcagtgaactaaaatggacaggaatgggcgaattgaattcagatgaccattatatctattactgtgggcaacaatcccttagaagaaatggagtcgcccttatagtcaacaaaagagtccgaaatgcaataattgggtgcaatctgaaaaacgacaggatgatttcagttcgtttccaaggcaaaccattcaacctcacagtaatccaagtctatgccccaactccttatgctgaagaaggtgaagtttaccggttctatgaagacctacaacaccttctggAAATTACACcgaaaatagatgtccttttcatcataggggattggaatgcaaaagtgggaagtcaagagatacctggaataacaggccggtttggccttggaatgcaaaatgaagcagggcgaaggctaatagagttttgtcaccACAACAggctggtcataacaaacacccttttccaacaacctaGTAGacgtctctacacatggacatcaccagatggtcgataccgagatcagattgattatattatttgtcgccaaagatggagaagctctgtacagtcagcaaaaacaagacctggagctgactgtggctcagatcataagctccttattgcaaagttcaggcttaagttgaagaTAATACCAAAAACGACTcggcctttcag AGTGACTAATGAAGAGGATGCCACAAATGAAGAACCAAAATCCGTCTTAaagcagaatgagaaagaaaaacctgAGGCTAACGTCCCTTCAACTGTGTCCTCAGTTCCTGGTGGGTCAGG CGTGACTAAGGAAGTGGGTGAAACATCTCAAGAAGCGAAATCTGTGTTCAAGCAAGATGAGAAAGACAAACCTCAAGCTGATGTCCCTGCAGCGGTGCCATCGCTTCCTGCTGGGTCAGG